acaatatataaaatttgaactacatatattttaagtttttttttctaaattataaatggattttatattattttgaatttGGGTGGAGGGGAAAAAAGTATTGATTATTTctttatgtatttatttttactattaaaaaaataaaaatatatatatatatatatatatatatatatataattataacgaattttaacaatatatattatatataataataaaataaatattacaatagtattatatttattatattatcatttattcctttgtttatatatataacttgtatcaaaaaaaattatttccgaattttaaaaataattcacatatcactatatatatatatatatatatatatatatatatatttaaatatatacatgtagaattttttatgatatatttaaaaaaaaaatgatttgACGAggtttaattttttttttttaataaaatatatttaaataaatatatataaagctttatatttgtatgttataaaaatgtcTGTACCAACATTATCAAACAAGCCTGAAACTGTTGATTTGCTGGTATTAGCCCCAGGagaaaaaaagtaaaaaaaaaaaaaaaaaattatataaattttatattaatatatatatatatatatattgaagtgttattttaattttttgtataataatatgaacatatataaaggATGCTCGTGAAATTAAAATGAACATGATGAATCTATAATATAATCAATGTTCAAAGATAAATTATGTATAcgaataatttatttttattattttcacaaagataatatttttaattttccttttttatatagaGTAACTTGTACCATATCTGATAAAGGAGATTGTAATATCTTTGTGATAAAATTGGAAGATCACACTATAGgaaatttaattaaaatgtaaataaataaataaataaatatatatatatatatataattatatttaagtTATTCGAAATgtcatattatttttctaataAATGGTATAcaatgtatttatttatatatatatatatatatatatatttttttttttttaatatttccaTTTATTGTAGACAACTCTGTCAAGACCCTAAAGTTCTTTTTGCTGCTTATAGACAACCACACCCTCTTCAAAATGCTATAGAAATTACTATTAAACCTAAGGGTTATGCAGGTGTGAAATTATTGTCAGATAATGtaaataacatattatcACAAGTTGCCACATTAAAGGAAAATTTTGCGGTaattcaaaataaataaataaataaatatatatatatatatatatatgtgcgtgtttgtaataaatattattatataaattttgtatatatctgatttattaatttaatatatttatattttttataattttcttttagaaaaaaattcaaaaatataaggaAAGCAATTCTTATTATGAAGATTACTgatatgttatattttttttttgtttgcTTGTTTCCTCTatccttatttttataagatataatatataatatatatatatgatcaTATAAACAGATAAATTCTAAATAAGTATtaattcaaaatatttcatttttcatttttcatttttcatttctaagttttttttttttaatattgcatattattaataaagcacattttgtttatataataaaatatatttctttaaagacacaatttttttctaaatttattttgattatatatatatatataaatatattttttttttttttttttttttttctatatattttttttatacacttaaaaattattaatacacTTAAacttataatatatatttatattatttatctataaaaaaaaatNNNNNNNNNNNNNNNNNNNNNNNNNNNNNNNNNNNNNNNNNNNNNNNNNNNNNNNNNNNNNNNNNNNNNNNNNNNNNNNNNNNNNNNNNNNNNNNNNNNNNNNNNNNNNNNNNNNNNNNNNNNNNNNNNNNNNNNNNNNNNNNNNNNNNNNNNNNNNNNNNNNNNNNNNNNNNNNNNNNNNNNNNNNNNNNNNNNNNNNNNNNNNNNNNNNNNNNNNNNNNNNNNNNNNNNNNNNNNNNNNNNNNNNNNNNNNNNNNNNNNNNNNNNNNNNNNNNNNNNNNNNNNNNNNNNNNNNNNNNNNNNNNNNNNNNNNNNNNNNNNNNNaaatattaatatataatatatatttatattatatatttataaaaaaaaattggaaaaaaaaaaaaaaaaaaaaaaagagaaatttataatatgcATACACaaatttattcttttttaaaaaaatagttgcttatatttaatttaaatgcGAGTTgcattaatatattttaaagaatacaagatttaattaatatttattgaatatttacacttcattattattttttttatttttctgAAAATATCTGTAATAACATGTTGAATATACaattcattattttatatgaaaaaaataaaaaatttttatatgtgtttatttaaatgtattattattattattattatgatttattataGCACCTTTTGttataacaaaattattatatattttataatgttaataattaatatatatataatatatataatattttgttgGGGTTTTAATAATTTGGTAAAgtgtataaaatattcatataatatgtaatttatttaaatatataataaataaatgtgtaatatatatatatattatatatatattatatatatttttatttttcttatatatttatatattttcatatatgcatcatgaattatatttaaataatatatatatattatataattatacatatttttatttattttgttttatatttaaagaaaatatatatatatttttattataatttgtGAACAATTAATGTagttatataaacatatccacatatatatatatatatatatatatatatatatatatacatattttttattttattaagattataatttttgaaTTATGGAAAATTTATACTTTTCAGATATTAACACaactttatttttaaggCATTACAATAATCACTTACTTTTAATTAATGgcaataaaataaaattttataactatgaggaaaataaaaatatcgTGAGGGCACATAATATTGGGATATATAGTATTAAGGAGGctgataaaaatgaaaagatTGTTTATgtttcaaataatataaaattaaagagAAGATTAAAAGGTAAAAAAGAAGAggaagatataaaaaagaatgatTCTTTTAAAGGTAATGATTTAGTTAGTTCGAAGAATGATGAGACAAacgaaaaaaataaagaaaaagaacaaaacaaagtagaaatagaaaataataacaatattaataataacaatataaatgatgatgTCCTACCTACGTCTGGTTTTTCTAAAACTTCCAAAGATGTTATCataaaagatgaaaaacTAAATTATGTTTGTATAGCATTTGAAGAAGGTAATGTATGGTTATGCTATCAAgatgatgaatataaattatttaattatgaGAAATTAATATACAGAAAAGTGTGTGATATAGTAAAGATTGAACtatttgttataaaaaattatttgaatgtttttattttatataaagataatacTCTAATATTATATAGTGAGAAATCACAAAATGCTATAAAAATTCCGATACATGAATATACCTATAATTTCTGCTTAAgtcataattataaaaatttagCTATTTTTAATCATGCtaatttgtatatatatgatatttatCAGAGTgatatatttcatatattacATGATAAGGATAACTCAGgaagtaaaaataataataacaataataataataataataataataattttatagaaattaataatatattcgatttatcaaaaaattataaatatctaCTAAACTGTGACTGGCATCCGAAAAATCATTGTATTGCTTTATgtggaaaaaaaaacataagATATTTAACTTTATATAACTATAATGTTTATGAATTTACATCCTTACCTATACATGAGACACTTATAAATTCAATGAAATTTATTACtatatcaaataatatcactttattaatatctttAAGTTCTTCagattatattttttccatatGGGAATTTGAACTAGAATATTGTATATACAAATTTAAAAGTGATTATGCTATATCTTATTTTGATATGtctttttttcataacCATTTACATATATCAATGCTAGCTGAAGAAAAACATCTAGCTAATGTAAAATTattagataaaaatattctaCAGAAAATTGAATGCAACCAATCAGATAATGACgacaataatatatcattacAAGGTTCTTTCAATGATAAGAATCCATATAATCATAACGGGGAATATGTAGACCAACAAAATATCTTTGCTGatgataagaaaaatataaatttggataataaaaaagaaaataattcaCATGAAATGCAAGGAATTATTTATCCAAACGGTACTGTACACACCAAACGGAAAAGTAAAAGAAACGATGatgatatttttaataGTTTCAGTATcgataataaaaaggaagaatacttttataataattatgtagaaaaagataaaatcACAAACGAATATTCATCAGCTAGtgtacaaaaaaaaaaaagagttAGTGCATCCATTAATGATAATTTCAATTTCACCAATgtgaaaaaaagaaaaaaaaaaatattttctgatgatgatgaaagTGAAAAATCTTTCCTTTCCTCTTACAAAAACGTCGAAAAGGAAATTAATGCaaaagatgaaaaattgaaagaaaataataagcGACATAAACAGAATATACATGATAAGAAcgataataattataaacaAGATGAACCTAGTGAAAATGCTAGACAAAACATCAATTTAAATGATGACAATACTAAAGATGATGCGTCCAATTATAATTACGAAGAAAGTGCAGAATGTACCatgaaaaaattacataaaTTAAGTAGTGATCTAAAAAACTCAAAAGAAACAAAACATAACAAAGTAATATCAAATATGTATGATGATTTTGAAAGCAATCAAACGAATATTCAACATAATGTTCAAACAGATGATAAAAGTAAATATGGAgaagatgaaaatatatataaccCTAAGGAATATAATCTTCagaattttattaataaaaatagagATG
The genomic region above belongs to Plasmodium reichenowi strain SY57 chromosome 13, whole genome shotgun sequence and contains:
- a CDS encoding DNA-directed RNA polymerase 2, putative, giving the protein MSVPTLSNKPETVDLLVLAPGEKKVTCTISDKGDCNIFVIKLEDHTIGNLIKIQLCQDPKVLFAAYRQPHPLQNAIEITIKPKGYAGVKLLSDNVNNILSQVATLKENFAKKIQKYKESNSYYEDY